The nucleotide window AACGCCTCCTGCTGAATTGGTGTACGAATAATCGTATTTGTTTTGTGCCAGGAATGTCTCAGAAGTTTGTCCTTCGGGAAGTCTTGCCAACGCATAGCCTTGCTGACTGGTTGTGTAGAGGAAGATCATATTGAAAGTCATCTGAGTATAAGCTATGTTCATATTCGGAACACTTGGGTTGTCCACTTGTCCAAGACTTGGGTTTGTAGAAGGAAATTCAAAATCCGCGTTTGTCAAATTGAAACCGTTAGAAGCAGTATGGTCAATCGCATTATCTGCTACAACGATGAAGCTTCCTGGCTGCACCGGATGTTCCTTGCCTGTTCCCGGAACAATCATTACCGCACTGATAGGGAAGGCCTGATCTACAATGTTCGGTGTTACCGTTCTAGCCACAGTTGTAAAAAATTCTGAAGTTGCGATCATCAATCGGTCTGCATAAAGAACCTCATCTGTATTATTGGTAATTTTGAAATAACGGGAATTGTTGTAATTTTTACCGTCATTTGTTTTTACACCAGCAAAGAAAACCTCTTCTATGATGAAATCTTTGTTAAATTGTTTGATGATCAACGGCAAAGATAGATTGACAACACCAGTATTGATATCCTGTTGAGCAGTTGCACCTACTTGTACTTCCTCGTTGTCTTTGGTTACAACGGTTCCGTTGGCTACGATTTTGTAAGATCCATAAGGTAATTCAAAGGAATAGGCACTTGCATTTTCCAATGTTTTTTTTGTGATGGCTCCGGAATTGGTTTCTAGGATCTCCAGTTCAATTGTTTTGAAAGTGGCAATATTGTCGCCTGCCAAAGTTACAGTAAGAACACTTTTGTTAGAAACTTCTGTCCCGAAGTCATCATCGTCGCTAGAGCAAGAAACAATTACTGTTGTAGAAGCCAGGACGGCCATAAAACCGATTGCTAAAAATCTTTTTTTCATAATATATTAAATTTTAAAAGTTATAATTGAGTTCCATTCCGAAGTAAGGTTCGTTCCCATCCTTTCTGATGATTTTTGTTCCCACGAAATAGTATGGATGTTCGTAACTGAATAATCTGTTGACAAACATTGATGTTTTAAGACTTTTGTAAATGATCTTTGTCACTTTGAAATTTGCCCGGATCGTATAGGTGTATCTCCTGGGAAGATTGTCTGAAGTAGAGACGTTTCTTACAAGCCATTGTTTAAAAGTATCTGTTCTGTCAGATTCCAAAAAAGGATGTGTTACGCCGTCCAGGTCAATATAAGAAATTGGCTCTGGTATTCTATGATCTTGTTTCTGATAATTGTATAGAGAACCTTGTACTGAAGCGGAAACTATCAATCCTAAATTAGGAATATAAGTATCTATGATCAGATTGTAATTAAGGTTTTCATTGATATAACCGTGATCATTTTTGTAAATTCCGTAGTAGGGATAGGAGCTTCCAACTAAGGAAATACCTGGACGTTCCAAAACAGGAACCGTATTTCTATATTGTGTTTTGAACCAGGCACCAGTTAAAGTAAATTTGGTATTGATGCCTTTAATCCTCGGGGAAGTGTAGCCAAACTCAATCCCGTCTTTAAGCGTAGCACTTCCGTTCTCTGTGATACTATAATCACCAAATTCTCGGATGGTCTCGTATGGAACATCGGTCAAATCAGGTCCATTTTCCCCCCACTGTGACAGGTCGATATAGGCTGTATTGTATTTCTTATAAGAATGAACTGGATTTTGTGTTGTGCTTCGGAATCCGTTTTTAAGGTCTTCTTTGAAATAGGTGATGAAGAAGTCGTGACCTTTGTAACTTAGATCAAGACGCATCTCTTTCTTAATGTTCTTTGCAGCAGTTAAGTTTTTATTTTCACGGTTCTGAACATAGGTCATAAAGTTGACGTAGCGGTAGTTTTCGTCATTGTGGTAATAATTCACCTGAGCATAATCCGAAAATTTCTGATTAGGATATAACATCAACAAAGTTGGTTGCTTGTACAGGATTCCGTAGCCTAGTGTTACATCTATTTTCAAGGGATTGTCATTAATGAAAATATGTGGCAGGTTGTACTGGAAGTTAGCTCTGGGCTCTGCGAATATCTTTTTGCTGATGGCATAGGAATTATCGATTCCCAGAAGTTTGGAAACGCGCAGACCTGTATATAGAGTAAACTTGTGCTGATTGAGATTATAAGACATTTGGTTTCCTGCAAAAAGAGCCAAATTCTGCCAAGCAGGAATATCATCAAATTCCCTTGGTCTTGTTCCTATAGTTGCGGAAGGTGGCGTTGCCATATCCCATTGTTGGCCTTTTCCAAAGTTTTTGGAATATTTCCAATCGATGCCTATTTCATATTCATTATTAAGCTTGCCAATTTTTCTGGAACCTGTGGCTTGAGAAAAGACGGATAGATCCATAGGTTTTCCGTCTGTAGAAGATTCTGCAATATAACGCGTGTTTGGATAGATCCCAATGTTTTCTCCAGCGGTTGTAGCTAGAGAAAGAGCTCTGGGGCCAGAAAGCTGTACCAATTTGACCTGTTCTATACGCTCGAACCCTTGTCGGATGGCCGTATTCAAAACCAATTTGTCGAAAATAGCGTTAGCATCAAGTTTGTAAATGAAGTTGTTGGTAATGCTTACACGCTGGTTGGAGTTTTTATAAGAATCTGTCAATGCATAACCCGTGTCAGGGTCATACTTCTTTTTATCGATGTTGTTAGAGAAATCGATATTCGAACGCCATTCCAGTGGTCTTTCCCAAAGGTTTGTTTTTAATTTGGAGCGTAAT belongs to Chryseobacterium sp. KACC 21268 and includes:
- a CDS encoding DUF4876 domain-containing protein, whose protein sequence is MKKRFLAIGFMAVLASTTVIVSCSSDDDDFGTEVSNKSVLTVTLAGDNIATFKTIELEILETNSGAITKKTLENASAYSFELPYGSYKIVANGTVVTKDNEEVQVGATAQQDINTGVVNLSLPLIIKQFNKDFIIEEVFFAGVKTNDGKNYNNSRYFKITNNTDEVLYADRLMIATSEFFTTVARTVTPNIVDQAFPISAVMIVPGTGKEHPVQPGSFIVVADNAIDHTASNGFNLTNADFEFPSTNPSLGQVDNPSVPNMNIAYTQMTFNMIFLYTTSQQGYALARLPEGQTSETFLAQNKYDYSYTNSAGGVTNRSVYKIPNTWIVDALNTTRENDFLQIVTTPSIDAGWTTASPGYNGKTVRRKVLGTMSNGKNLYKDTNNSTLDFVRNSEPSLKNGIVK
- a CDS encoding TonB-dependent receptor plug domain-containing protein; translated protein: MFKYFCFFLLSFVCINVQAQSESFPVTIQVLNDSKGPLVNAIVKQDREKDVLTNTDGIAVLNLSKGKHTILITRDGYDEKEFHLNVESQQTQTVELKKETRIAEVIITAKEGKGLTSKSVINRQAMEHLQPSSFADLMELLPGGLSRDPNLSTANRVLLRENPGGPSSYNTTSLGTQFMIDDNVWNTNANLQTSIDDTQMGEAPRNRTTPGIGTDMRTISTNDIEKVEVIRGIPSAAYGDLTSGVIKIERKIGYSALEARFKADGFSKQYYVGKGFIINKNWSINANMDYLDSKQNPTDEFENYQRITASLRSKLKTNLWERPLEWRSNIDFSNNIDKKKYDPDTGYALTDSYKNSNQRVSITNNFIYKLDANAIFDKLVLNTAIRQGFERIEQVKLVQLSGPRALSLATTAGENIGIYPNTRYIAESSTDGKPMDLSVFSQATGSRKIGKLNNEYEIGIDWKYSKNFGKGQQWDMATPPSATIGTRPREFDDIPAWQNLALFAGNQMSYNLNQHKFTLYTGLRVSKLLGIDNSYAISKKIFAEPRANFQYNLPHIFINDNPLKIDVTLGYGILYKQPTLLMLYPNQKFSDYAQVNYYHNDENYRYVNFMTYVQNRENKNLTAAKNIKKEMRLDLSYKGHDFFITYFKEDLKNGFRSTTQNPVHSYKKYNTAYIDLSQWGENGPDLTDVPYETIREFGDYSITENGSATLKDGIEFGYTSPRIKGINTKFTLTGAWFKTQYRNTVPVLERPGISLVGSSYPYYGIYKNDHGYINENLNYNLIIDTYIPNLGLIVSASVQGSLYNYQKQDHRIPEPISYIDLDGVTHPFLESDRTDTFKQWLVRNVSTSDNLPRRYTYTIRANFKVTKIIYKSLKTSMFVNRLFSYEHPYYFVGTKIIRKDGNEPYFGMELNYNF